A genomic region of Tsukamurella pulmonis contains the following coding sequences:
- the serS gene encoding serine--tRNA ligase produces MIDVKLVRENPDRVRASQRARGEDPSLVDALLSADADRRAAVLAADTLRAEHKASSKSIGKAAPEDRKALVAAAGELAGKVKEAEAAQARADEAFDEVARKIGNVIIDGVPAGGEDDFEVLEHVGEIPEIEDPKDHLELAEGLGLLDMERGAKVSGSRFYFMKGHGALFQMALLQLAVQKAVANGFTLMVPPVLVKPEVMAGTGFLGAHADEIYRLEADDLYLVGTSEVPLAGYHMDEILDLSDGPVRYAAQSSCFRREAGSYGKDTRGIIRVHQFDKIEMFVYCKPEDAEAEHQRLLNWEKEMLAAVEVPYRVIDVAAGDLGSSAARKYDSEAWVPSQGRYRELTSTSNCTTFQARRLGIRYRDEDGRPQIAATLNGTLATTRWLVAIWENHQQPDGSVRVPAALQPFIGTDVLRP; encoded by the coding sequence GTGATCGACGTCAAGCTGGTACGCGAGAACCCCGACCGTGTGCGCGCCTCGCAGCGCGCCCGTGGAGAGGACCCGTCGCTGGTCGACGCCCTGCTGTCCGCGGACGCGGACCGTCGGGCGGCGGTGCTGGCGGCCGACACCCTGCGGGCCGAGCACAAGGCCTCGTCGAAGTCGATCGGCAAGGCGGCCCCCGAGGACCGCAAGGCCCTCGTCGCCGCCGCGGGCGAGCTGGCCGGGAAGGTCAAGGAGGCCGAGGCCGCGCAGGCGCGCGCCGACGAGGCCTTCGACGAGGTCGCGCGCAAGATCGGCAACGTCATCATCGACGGGGTGCCCGCCGGCGGCGAGGACGACTTCGAGGTGCTCGAGCACGTGGGCGAGATCCCCGAGATCGAGGACCCGAAGGACCACCTGGAGCTCGCCGAGGGCCTGGGCCTGCTCGACATGGAGCGCGGCGCCAAGGTCTCGGGTTCGCGCTTCTACTTCATGAAGGGCCACGGCGCGCTGTTCCAGATGGCGCTGCTGCAGCTCGCCGTGCAGAAGGCCGTGGCGAACGGCTTCACGCTGATGGTGCCGCCCGTGCTGGTCAAGCCGGAGGTGATGGCCGGCACCGGCTTCCTCGGCGCGCACGCCGACGAGATCTACCGCCTCGAGGCCGACGACCTGTACCTGGTCGGCACGTCGGAGGTGCCGCTGGCCGGCTACCACATGGACGAGATCCTCGACCTGTCCGACGGCCCCGTGCGCTACGCCGCGCAGTCGAGCTGCTTTAGGCGCGAGGCCGGCTCGTACGGCAAGGACACCCGCGGCATCATCCGCGTGCACCAGTTCGACAAGATCGAGATGTTCGTCTACTGCAAGCCGGAGGACGCGGAGGCCGAGCACCAGCGCCTGCTGAACTGGGAGAAGGAGATGCTCGCGGCCGTCGAGGTGCCCTACCGGGTGATCGACGTGGCGGCGGGCGACCTGGGCTCGTCGGCGGCGCGCAAGTACGACAGCGAGGCCTGGGTGCCGTCGCAGGGCCGCTACCGCGAGCTCACGTCGACCTCGAACTGCACCACCTTCCAGGCGCGTCGCCTGGGCATCCGTTACCGCGACGAGGACGGCCGGCCGCAGATCGCCGCCACCCTCAACGGCACCCTCGCGACCACGCGCTGGCTCGTCGCGATCTGGGAGAACCACCAGCAGCCCGACGGTTCCGTCCGCGTCCCCGCGGCACTGCAGCCGTTCATCGGCACGGACGTCCTGCGCCCGTAG